DNA sequence from the Leuconostoc lactis genome:
CCCAACAATGGCCGAAGACGCCATATCACTGACCGACAAAAAGGTCAAACCACAGACATTTAGAGACGTGGTGTTTGACGTTTCTACTGGCATTTCTAATGCAATTTTAGCGGTGCTTGGCATGGGCCTCCTGATGGCTTCCTTAGGCAATTTATTCCATTACACACCACTTATCCAAGCCGGCCTGATGGGGCAAAAAATGTTAGCCCCCGCCCTAGGTGTAGGTATTGCCATTATGATGCGCGCCAACATCTTAACGACTGGTGCTGCGCTGATTGCGGCAACAGTCGGCTCAAACGCAGTTTACTTCACGACAACAGTTGTGCCTGGCACCCATACCGCAACTGGTTGGTTAGCCAATCAGCCAGCTGGTTCGTTAGTGATGACATCAGGACAACCCATCTCGGCGGTCCTTGCGGCGATTTTAGCCGTCTTGGTTGGCAACTGGCTAACTGGTAAAACACCACTCGACATGATGCTGGTCCCTTTGGCGGCAACACTAGCTGGTACGTTCTTTGGTCTCGGGACAGCCGCCGTTACAACGCCGTTCTTGAACTGGGTTTCTGAATCACTGGCTTCAACCATGAAAGTGAATCCATTCCTTGGCGCCTTTGTTGTCGCTGTCGTTTGGTTCCTCTTCTTAATGACACCCGCTTCTTCAGCAGCATTGGCCATTGCCGTCATGCTCGATCCGCTTTCCGGTGGCGCTGCCATGATTGGCACCACAGCTGGTTTCGTTGTTTATACGGCCATGGGTTGGACACAAAATGATCTTGGGGCCAATTTTGCCCAAACGATTGTGACACCAAAAGTCCAATTTCCAAACCTATTGAAGAGCCCATTGTTAATGTTTGGCCCCGCCTTTATTGCCGGCTTGTCTGCCATGGTGGCGGTTGGGGTTTTCCATTTGAAAGTGCCATTTGCCATCGCCGGTCTTGGTTTAAACGGCTTCATTGCCCCATTGGCACTGGCTTCAACCAATCCGACGGGCCTCTTATTGTTGGTCGTCTTTGGGATCGTTATCCCAGTGGTTGCCTGCATGGTCATGTATTATAGCCTGAAGAAAATGGGTAAAACGCATGAAAATGATTTACATTTAGATGTTGTTTAATTTTTAATGACGCGTTATAGTAGAATTATTATAATTTTATCAGAAAGAAGAATAGATTATGTCACAAAAGAAAGCACAACCCTCTGATTTCAACTGGTCTGAACTTGGTTTCGCCTACCATGACCTGCCCTACCGTTTCCGTGCCTACTATAAAGACGGCAAGTGGAGTGAAGGCGGCCTAGAAACCGACTCAAATTTGCCAGTCAATGAAGCAGCCACGGGCCTTCATTATGGCCAAAATATTTTTGAAGGCCTCAAGGTTTATCGGCGTAAAGATGGTGGTGCTAATCTATTCCGCCCTGATCGTAATGCCAAGCGATTCCAAGATTCAGCTGCTCGTTTGATGATGGCCCCCGTACCTGAAGAATTATTCCTCCGTGGATTACGTGAAGTGACCAAGGCAAACCAAGACTTTATTCCACCTTATGGCACAGGTGCGACGCTTTATCTGCGTCCCTTCGAATTCGGTGGTGGCCCAGTGGTTGGGGTGCATCCTGCTGACAATTATGTCTTTGAAGTTTACGCCACACCAGTAGGTGCCTACTATAAGGGTGGTTTAACGCCAACTGCTTATGTGACAAATCATTATGATCGTGCCGCCCATGGCGGCACAGGGGCAGCTAAGGCTGGTGGTAACTACGGTGCTTCTATGATTGCTGGTCATGAAGCGCATGCAGCTGGTTACTCTGATGTGGTCTACCTTGACCCACGTTTGCATGAAAATATTGAAGAACTCGGGTCAGCTAACTTCTTTGGCATTACCAAAGATGGGCGTTTCTTAACACCAAAGTCCCCTTCAATCTTGCCATCAGTTACCAAGTATTCATTGTTGGCTGTGGCTGAAGAACTTGGCCTTAAGGCGGAAGAAACAACGATTTCAATCAATGATTTAGATCAATTTGCAGAAGCTGGTGCCATGGGGACAGCCGCTGTCATCTCACCGGTTGGTTCAATTACACACAACGGTAAAAAGCACGTCTTCTATTCAGAAACAGAAGTTGGACCATGGACGCAAAAGTTGTATGACCGCCTCACAGCGATTCAATATGGCGATGAGAAAGGCCCTGAAGGTTGGGCTGTTGATGTCCCACTTGATTAAATACCAAAACCTAGACTTAACGTCTAGGTTTTTTAATTTGTTGACATTTTTTCTGATTAACCTGTTGACAACTTTTTTTCGAGTTGGTATACTAATATAGTTGTCTGATACAGATCAGACATTACTGACCATGGCTCGTTGGTCAAGTGGCTAAGACGCTGCCCTTTCACGGCGGAATCGAGAGTTCGATTCTCTCACGAGCTATATCAAGTCGCAACTTCGGTTGCGGCTTTTTATGTGTCTTTTTAATCAAAAAATAACAGCCTTGTCGGCTGTTATTTTTGTTTAATGACGAAAGCGCGTTTCCCGGGCTTTTTATTATTTGACTTGGCCGTTTTGTGAGCAATCGGCGGTTTTGTAACCCGCTTTTCCTTTTCTGAATTCGATTTACGACGCTGGTTGCGGCGTGAGCGATTCGCATTTTTAGGTCGCGCTTCTTGTTCTAGCGGTCGTGGATTGACATTTTCTAGCACAAAGTACGGTGCCCCAAAGTTCACATATTCATAAAGATAATCTTGTAGGGCTTCAATTTTATCATCATTGGCAACGTTTTTATCATTGCGATAAAAACCCTTCAAACGTAATTGTTCAGCAGAAATATCACCGACAATATAGTCATATTGCGCCAACAATGGCGTGTAACGCACCGCAAGCATATCAAGGTCGAATGCCGACTTAAAATCTTCCACCAGTTCAAGTGTTAAGCGGTCAATTTCAATTTCATCCCCTTCTCGGGTAATGGCATACGCCTGTTTACGTTCTGCCTGTTGTAGTAAAGTCCGTTCTTTCAAAGTATCGCGATCCATGTTGTCAACCGCCTTTCATATTTTTAAACATGCGCATATTTTGCTTGATAATACTGCCCCATGAGTTCACGTAACAATAAGTCTTGCGCAATGGTTACTGATGCTTGTTGAATCACTGGAAAAAAAGGGACCCATTTATAGTGATCAAGTGTTGCAATTTGATATTGTCGCGCGGGGTCAAGTTT
Encoded proteins:
- a CDS encoding PTS transporter subunit IIC, with the translated sequence MDLTANATPTMAEDAISLTDKKVKPQTFRDVVFDVSTGISNAILAVLGMGLLMASLGNLFHYTPLIQAGLMGQKMLAPALGVGIAIMMRANILTTGAALIAATVGSNAVYFTTTVVPGTHTATGWLANQPAGSLVMTSGQPISAVLAAILAVLVGNWLTGKTPLDMMLVPLAATLAGTFFGLGTAAVTTPFLNWVSESLASTMKVNPFLGAFVVAVVWFLFLMTPASSAALAIAVMLDPLSGGAAMIGTTAGFVVYTAMGWTQNDLGANFAQTIVTPKVQFPNLLKSPLLMFGPAFIAGLSAMVAVGVFHLKVPFAIAGLGLNGFIAPLALASTNPTGLLLLVVFGIVIPVVACMVMYYSLKKMGKTHENDLHLDVV
- a CDS encoding branched-chain amino acid aminotransferase, whose amino-acid sequence is MSQKKAQPSDFNWSELGFAYHDLPYRFRAYYKDGKWSEGGLETDSNLPVNEAATGLHYGQNIFEGLKVYRRKDGGANLFRPDRNAKRFQDSAARLMMAPVPEELFLRGLREVTKANQDFIPPYGTGATLYLRPFEFGGGPVVGVHPADNYVFEVYATPVGAYYKGGLTPTAYVTNHYDRAAHGGTGAAKAGGNYGASMIAGHEAHAAGYSDVVYLDPRLHENIEELGSANFFGITKDGRFLTPKSPSILPSVTKYSLLAVAEELGLKAEETTISINDLDQFAEAGAMGTAAVISPVGSITHNGKKHVFYSETEVGPWTQKLYDRLTAIQYGDEKGPEGWAVDVPLD
- a CDS encoding YutD family protein yields the protein MDRDTLKERTLLQQAERKQAYAITREGDEIEIDRLTLELVEDFKSAFDLDMLAVRYTPLLAQYDYIVGDISAEQLRLKGFYRNDKNVANDDKIEALQDYLYEYVNFGAPYFVLENVNPRPLEQEARPKNANRSRRNQRRKSNSEKEKRVTKPPIAHKTAKSNNKKPGKRAFVIKQK